A segment of the Terribacillus aidingensis genome:
TCACCTTCGGCACTCATGCGGCCTTCTGGGTACTTCGTGATCCTAGCAATTACTTTGTGGCCGTCAGTCGCTCCGCCTGATGCACCGCGCGGTATGAAAATATCATTCGGGATACGTTTATCATCGGCAATAAGGAAGCCAAAACGGCCATTATCTTCATACGTACCGACTACCTCCTGTATTGCTCGCTCCAGTATCCGAACAACTTGTCCTTCTTGACGCTGTCCGCCTTCAGCCTGATTCTCGATGCGTACCAGCACTGTATCATTATTCATGGCAGACTGCAGATCGGAGTAGTGGATATAAACATCAGCCACTCCCTCTTCCTCTGGTATGAGGAAAGCAAAGCCTTTCGCATGCATCTGGATCTTGCCTCGTACGAGGTTCAATTTCTCAGGCAGTCCAAAGCGGTTGCTTCTTGTCCGCACGAGCTGTCCTTCTGCTTCTAGTTCATTCAGGCCTTTGACAAGGACAGTGAATTCACTTGTATCATCGAGCGCCAATTGCTCCTCGATTTCTTCAACGGTTAATGGTTTAGCCGCATTTTCTTTGAAATAAGCCAATATTTTCTGTTTGATTTCTTCCATTATTGCTTCACCTTCTTTTCGGCTCTTTTTTCATCTAGTATGAACTATTCCCAATCAAGCGATTCGAGAAACTGATACACATCTTCATGCAGCTGTTCCTTTTCTTTCCCCATCGTAATGACGTGGGAAGAGTTTTCGTACCACTTGATTTCCTTCAAATCTGACTCTGCGTGCTCATAAATGAAATTCGCACTGTCTGTATTGATCATTTGGTCTTCTGTTGCTTGCACAACGAAGAGTGGTGCATAGATTTCATCTACATGCTTGCTCACATCGGTGATAAAAGCACCAAGGCGCTGAAACATGTCTGATGTTGCTGGTGCTTCCATCAATTCAGCTAATTCCTGCTCTATTTCCTGGTTATCTTTACCTTGCAGCTGTTTATGTTGTCTTGCATATAACTTGAATCCTTTGTTCAACTGGGTTTCGTTATCAAAGAACATTGGTGAACACATCGTTACAACGCCCTTTACCGGATAGGAATAAGCAAGTTTTAAACTAAGCACCCCGCCCAGGGATAAGCCGGCAACTGCGATTTTTTCATAGCCTTTATCCTTTAAATGCTGATAAGCTGCTTGGACATCCTCCCACCATTCATCCGAACTGGAGGCAACGATATCATCGGGTGTTTTTCCATGCCCGCGATAAATCGGAGCGTGCGCCGTGTACCCTTTACCAGCAAGAAACCGGCCCATCATCCGTACATCAGCTGAATGACCAGTAAAGCCGTGCAGCAGCAGAACAGCGCGATCTCCCTCTCCCTCAAATGTGAACGGCTCTGGCTGTTTCATTGTGACCATATGTATCTCCCCTGTTATTTCTATATTATTTATAGTAGATTTCCGGACTAGTTTTCCCTTCATCGGGAATAAATAATCCCCCACCACAGAAGTTGTGACGAGGGATGAAATTGGCTATTCGATTATTGCAGGACGTACGCCAAAAGGAACGTCAAAATGAAAAGGATTACTCCTGTTACAATTGTTCCACGATGGAGGAACAAGTCCAGTCCACGGGCTTTCTGTTTACCGAATAATTGCTCTGCACCGCCAGATATCGCTCCGGACAAGCCTGCACTCTTACCAGATTGTAAAAGGACTAGCGCGATTAGCGCAATGGCATCGATTATCAATAGAACTACTAAAGTTGTTTGCATCCCAGCACCTCCTATAACAGCAAATACCTGTGTCAACTGTAGCATATGTGTCAGATAATTGGCAAGATGTTCTTGTCCAATCGACGATATGCGACAAAGTTATGAACTATTTTTACGAAAAATGAATTTTAATGAAGTTTTTTGAACTTTTTTGGTTGCAAGGTGAAACCGTTTCCTCTATAGTGGACTTAGGTTCAGGAGGAGGTCATGTAAATGCTTACACCTGAGCGGCAGAAAATGATTTTAAAGATGCTGCAAGAGCAGCGCGTTGTAACGATTCCAGAGTTCGTGAAAGCAACTGACGCCTCCATTTCGACAATACGCCGAGATCTTATTGAACTGGAGAAGCAGAAGCTGCTGCAGCGGGTACATGGCGGAGCGACGATTGTATCATCATTAAGCTACGAAATGAGCTATACGGAGAAGGAAACCCAAAACCAAACCAGTAAGCAAAAAATCGCCGCTTATGCTGCAAGTCTTGTCGGTGAAGAAGAATGCATCTTCTTGGATGCAGGTACGACGACATTTCAGATGATTCCTTTCTTATCAGGCAGAAATGTAACCGTCGTCACAAACGGTTTGACACATTTGGATGCACTATATGAAAAGGACATCACCGTGTATGTAACCGGCGGTTTAGTAAAGGATAAAACGAGAACTTTGATCGGCAGAGGTGCAATGACAGCACTTGCCCAGTATCGTTTTGATAAATGCTTTCTCGGAACCAACGGTGTTCATCCGGAGAACGGCTATACAACACCGGATCCGGAGGAAGCTGCCATTAAACGCCAGGCATTGCTTCG
Coding sequences within it:
- a CDS encoding alpha/beta fold hydrolase — translated: MVTMKQPEPFTFEGEGDRAVLLLHGFTGHSADVRMMGRFLAGKGYTAHAPIYRGHGKTPDDIVASSSDEWWEDVQAAYQHLKDKGYEKIAVAGLSLGGVLSLKLAYSYPVKGVVTMCSPMFFDNETQLNKGFKLYARQHKQLQGKDNQEIEQELAELMEAPATSDMFQRLGAFITDVSKHVDEIYAPLFVVQATEDQMINTDSANFIYEHAESDLKEIKWYENSSHVITMGKEKEQLHEDVYQFLESLDWE
- a CDS encoding DeoR/GlpR family DNA-binding transcription regulator, which translates into the protein MLTPERQKMILKMLQEQRVVTIPEFVKATDASISTIRRDLIELEKQKLLQRVHGGATIVSSLSYEMSYTEKETQNQTSKQKIAAYAASLVGEEECIFLDAGTTTFQMIPFLSGRNVTVVTNGLTHLDALYEKDITVYVTGGLVKDKTRTLIGRGAMTALAQYRFDKCFLGTNGVHPENGYTTPDPEEAAIKRQALLRSDEAFVLADRSKLDKTTFAHIADLTEAKLIVDTVSSKQQTAYKKLTSIKVVDS
- the secG gene encoding preprotein translocase subunit SecG, with product MQTTLVVLLIIDAIALIALVLLQSGKSAGLSGAISGGAEQLFGKQKARGLDLFLHRGTIVTGVILFILTFLLAYVLQ